From the genome of Methanorbis furvi, one region includes:
- a CDS encoding DDE-type integrase/transposase/recombinase: MVLSQDEIIQIITLVVDWHFPVVQVAAMYQITTERVYQLVQAYRKTGLYPAPKRLGRPPIIPSPEHRSLIIAEKHRLGVGSRCLHKYFRSRLGIVIGERAIHRVLLEENLTSHEPQKGFRHPAWIRYERDESLSAVHMDWHQSKYNGKQVCVVLDDASRMILAGGEFDRATTEFSIQVLREAYEKYEYIVPIREVITDHGTQFYANTRDSQGNAEHAFEKFCREMEINHILARVKHPQTNGKVESGLERTNSSDRNIRRLRSLFIGTMRSGRIKVSVMKMEI; this comes from the coding sequence GTGGTCCTCAGTCAAGATGAAATCATCCAAATCATCACCCTGGTGGTTGACTGGCACTTCCCTGTGGTTCAGGTGGCCGCAATGTATCAGATTACGACCGAACGAGTTTACCAACTCGTTCAAGCATATCGCAAAACAGGATTATATCCTGCTCCGAAACGTTTAGGTCGCCCTCCGATCATTCCCTCACCCGAACATCGTTCTCTGATCATTGCGGAAAAACACCGTCTTGGCGTAGGGAGTCGTTGCCTGCACAAGTATTTTCGTTCTCGCCTCGGAATAGTGATTGGAGAACGCGCGATCCATCGTGTCCTCCTGGAGGAAAACTTGACTTCCCATGAGCCGCAAAAAGGATTTCGTCACCCTGCTTGGATTCGTTACGAACGTGACGAGAGCTTGTCCGCCGTCCATATGGATTGGCATCAGAGTAAATACAATGGCAAGCAGGTTTGCGTTGTTTTGGACGATGCGAGCCGTATGATCCTTGCTGGAGGAGAATTTGACCGAGCAACAACGGAGTTCTCGATCCAAGTGCTGCGCGAAGCCTATGAAAAATACGAGTACATCGTACCAATTCGTGAGGTGATTACCGATCATGGGACGCAGTTTTATGCGAATACCAGGGATTCTCAGGGAAATGCGGAGCATGCATTTGAAAAATTTTGTCGAGAGATGGAGATCAATCACATCCTCGCCAGAGTAAAACACCCACAGACCAACGGAAAAGTCGAGAGTGGTTTGGAACGTACAAACAGTTCAGATCGAAATATCCGACGTTTGAGGAGTTTATTCATTGGTACAATGAGATCAGGCCGCATCAAAGTCTCGGTGATGAAAATGGAGATATGA
- a CDS encoding InlB B-repeat-containing protein, translating to MSDGSNCLWIITVAILLVCVLFTVPVAAGDPEEVSNFAGLQSAIANNSSVITITGPIEFTENISIVYDVIITGESQTLTRTATHNFFTVENKGNLTLNGNLTLDGEYLAGLSNGGGVYVSGGNFTMTGGTICNNTAYWGGGVYVDVGGNFTISGGTIFSGNIADYGGGVYVNVGGNFIMADGAISDNTANDVGGGVYVCDRGNFSMIDGMISDNIANNGGGAYVSNGGSFTLNDGTISDNTANNGGGVYVNGDNFTMTGGTISNNTANYTGGGVYVNGGSFSMIDGTISGNIADYHGGGVYVYGGNFSMIGTTTISDNTANDVGGGVYVIDGNFIMSGSSTVSGNSGGNGGELYLFGSSSKFSMNDTAKIGPNSTYLNTGTTINVTSPLMSGAGVANITPVDTADGTIIVHLFTGASQDYENFFTLSLEDKMLKHSTSGSQPALILATKPKLIVTGGNGTGYYLSGEIVNITATIPSGKIFFNWTSDHGGSFDDINASSTTFTMPDNDVNITANFKDKPPSPITPTSSPVFSSGDGNTENAFRVLFNSVGGNTVPPATDLSYGDRIARPADPERTGYSFVGWYRDEAFTIPWIFNEDAVPGDMELYAYWMPAKPAAVMGAAVTQTATTQITTVPAATASATQSTAHPAAESDGGIQPAMTEAPSPVFGVLAGLVAAGVLMRRRD from the coding sequence ATGTCGGACGGATCAAACTGTTTGTGGATTATTACTGTTGCTATTTTGCTTGTTTGTGTGTTGTTTACCGTGCCTGTGGCTGCGGGGGATCCTGAGGAGGTCTCAAATTTTGCCGGATTGCAGAGCGCGATTGCGAACAATTCTTCTGTGATCACGATCACCGGCCCCATTGAATTCACGGAGAATATTTCGATCGTCTATGATGTCATCATTACCGGTGAATCCCAGACTCTCACACGCACTGCCACACATAACTTCTTCACGGTTGAAAACAAGGGGAACCTCACTCTGAATGGCAATCTCACTCTCGACGGTGAGTATCTGGCTGGTTTGAGTAATGGCGGCGGCGTGTATGTCTCTGGCGGCAATTTCACTATGACCGGCGGCACCATCTGCAACAACACCGCGTATTGGGGCGGCGGCGTTTATGTCGATGTCGGCGGCAATTTCACTATAAGCGGCGGCACGATTTTCTCCGGCAACATCGCGGATTATGGCGGCGGCGTTTACGTCAATGTCGGCGGCAATTTCATTATGGCTGACGGCGCGATCTCCGACAACACAGCGAATGATGTCGGCGGCGGTGTTTATGTCTGCGACAGAGGTAATTTCAGTATGATTGACGGCATGATCTCCGATAACATCGCGAATAATGGCGGTGGCGCTTACGTCTCCAACGGTGGCAGTTTCACTTTGAACGATGGCACCATCTCTGACAACACCGCGAATAATGGCGGCGGCGTTTACGTCAATGGCGATAATTTCACTATGACCGGCGGTACCATCTCCAACAACACTGCGAACTATACTGGCGGCGGCGTTTACGTCAATGGCGGCAGTTTCAGTATGATTGACGGCACGATCTCCGGCAACATCGCGGATTATCACGGTGGCGGCGTTTATGTCTACGGCGGCAATTTCAGTATGATTGGCACCACCACCATCTCCGACAACACCGCGAATGATGTCGGCGGCGGCGTTTACGTCATTGACGGCAATTTCATTATGAGCGGTAGCAGCACTGTCTCCGGCAACAGTGGGGGTAATGGCGGCGAATTGTATCTGTTTGGCAGCAGTTCCAAATTTTCGATGAATGACACGGCAAAAATCGGACCAAACAGTACCTACCTCAATACCGGCACAACCATCAACGTTACATCCCCCCTCATGAGTGGCGCCGGAGTTGCAAACATCACTCCTGTCGACACGGCTGACGGGACCATCATTGTGCATCTGTTTACGGGCGCATCACAAGACTATGAAAATTTCTTCACCCTTTCGCTTGAAGACAAAATGCTGAAGCATTCCACTTCAGGATCACAGCCTGCACTGATACTTGCTACCAAGCCAAAACTCATCGTTACCGGTGGCAATGGAACTGGCTACTACCTTTCCGGCGAAATCGTCAACATCACCGCCACTATTCCGTCCGGCAAAATATTTTTCAACTGGACGAGTGATCATGGCGGCAGTTTTGATGACATAAACGCTTCAAGCACAACCTTCACCATGCCGGACAATGATGTCAACATCACGGCGAACTTCAAAGACAAACCGCCGAGTCCTATCACTCCCACGTCCTCTCCGGTTTTCTCTTCAGGGGACGGCAACACGGAGAACGCATTCCGCGTGCTCTTCAACTCTGTCGGCGGCAACACAGTGCCCCCTGCAACTGATCTCTCCTACGGCGACCGCATTGCAAGGCCTGCGGATCCTGAGCGGACCGGTTACTCCTTTGTCGGCTGGTACAGGGATGAGGCATTCACCATTCCCTGGATTTTCAACGAGGACGCGGTGCCCGGCGACATGGAACTGTATGCGTACTGGATGCCCGCCAAACCAGCCGCAGTCATGGGGGCGGCAGTCACACAGACCGCAACCACCCAGATAACGACGGTGCCGGCGGCGACCGCGTCCGCAACCCAGAGCACGGCGCATCCCGCGGCTGAGTCGGATGGTGGCATTCAGCCGGCCATGACCGAGGCGCCAAGTCCGGTGTTCGGTGTGCTTGCCGGGCTGGTTGCGGCCGGTGTTCTGATGAGAAGAAGGGATTGA
- a CDS encoding InlB B-repeat-containing protein — translation MSDGSNCLWIITVAILLVCVLFTVPVAAAGEASVSNFDELKDAIENKNSTITITAPIHFTENISITYDVIITGGFHTLNRSDGHTFFSVENNGNLTLNGNLTLDGEGLAGSNNGGGVFVDGGNFTLNGGTICNNTVTNDGGGVYVNVGGNFIMADGAISGNLASSGGGGVFVDGGNFTLNGGTICNNTANLYGGGVFVSDGNSTLNGGTICNNTADDGGGVFVDGGNFTLNGGTICNNTANLYGGGVYINSGSFSMSGGTISGNTVANNYGGGVYINSGSFTMSGGSTICNNTVSNRGGGVYINSGSFTMSGGSTICNNTANSYGGGVYVWSGNFIMADGAISGNLANRDGGGVCVRSGNFIMNGGTISGNSGSNGGELYLGGISSKFSMNDTAKIGPNSTYLTAGTIINVTSDLTGDAGVANITPVDTADGTIIVHLFTGASQDYENFFTLSLEDKMLKHSTSGSQPALILATKPKLTVTGGNGTGYYLSGEIVNITATIPSGKIFFNWTSDHGGSFDDINASSTTFTMPDNDVNITANFKDTPPSPITPTPTSSPVFSSGDGNTENAFRVLFNSVGGNTVLPATDLSYGDRIARPADPERTGYSFVGWYRDEAFTIPWIFNEDAVPGDMELYAYWMPATPAAVMGAAVTQTATTQITAVPAATASATQSTAHPAVESDGGIQPAMTEAPSPVFGVLAGLVAAGVLMRRRD, via the coding sequence ATGTCGGACGGATCAAACTGTTTGTGGATTATTACTGTTGCTATTTTGCTTGTTTGTGTGTTGTTTACCGTGCCTGTGGCTGCGGCGGGGGAGGCGTCTGTTTCGAATTTTGACGAATTGAAAGACGCAATTGAGAACAAAAATTCTACGATCACGATCACCGCCCCCATTCATTTCACGGAGAATATTTCGATCACCTATGATGTCATCATTACCGGAGGTTTCCACACCCTCAACCGCAGCGACGGGCATACCTTCTTTTCGGTTGAAAACAATGGAAACCTCACTCTGAATGGCAATCTCACTCTTGACGGTGAGGGTCTGGCTGGTTCGAATAACGGTGGTGGTGTTTTCGTCGATGGCGGCAATTTCACTCTGAACGGCGGCACCATCTGCAACAACACCGTGACGAATGATGGCGGCGGCGTTTACGTCAATGTCGGCGGCAATTTCATTATGGCTGACGGCGCGATCTCTGGCAACCTCGCGAGTAGTGGCGGGGGCGGCGTTTTCGTCGATGGCGGTAATTTCACTCTGAACGGTGGTACCATCTGCAACAACACCGCGAATCTATACGGCGGCGGTGTTTTCGTTTCCGACGGCAATTCCACTCTGAACGGCGGCACCATCTGCAACAACACCGCGGATGATGGCGGCGGCGTTTTCGTCGATGGCGGTAATTTCACTCTGAACGGTGGTACCATCTGCAACAACACCGCGAATCTATACGGCGGCGGCGTTTACATCAATAGCGGCAGTTTCAGTATGAGTGGCGGCACGATCTCCGGCAACACCGTGGCGAATAATTATGGCGGCGGCGTTTACATCAATAGCGGCAGTTTCACTATGAGCGGTGGTAGCACCATCTGCAACAACACCGTGAGTAATCGCGGCGGCGGCGTTTACATCAATAGCGGCAGTTTCACTATGAGCGGTGGTAGCACCATCTGCAACAACACCGCGAATAGTTATGGCGGCGGTGTTTACGTCTGGAGCGGCAATTTCATTATGGCTGATGGCGCGATTTCCGGCAATCTCGCGAATCGAGATGGCGGCGGCGTTTGCGTCAGAAGTGGCAATTTCATTATGAACGGCGGCACGATCTCCGGCAATAGTGGGAGTAACGGCGGCGAATTGTATCTGGGTGGTATCAGTTCCAAATTTTCGATGAATGACACGGCAAAAATCGGACCAAACAGTACCTACCTCACTGCCGGCACAATCATCAACGTCACTTCAGATCTCACGGGTGACGCCGGAGTTGCAAACATCACTCCTGTCGACACGGCTGACGGGACCATCATTGTGCATCTGTTTACGGGCGCATCACAAGACTATGAAAATTTCTTCACCCTTTCGCTTGAAGACAAAATGCTGAAGCATTCCACTTCAGGATCACAGCCTGCACTGATACTTGCTACCAAGCCAAAACTCACCGTTACCGGTGGTAATGGAACAGGTTACTACCTTTCCGGCGAAATCGTCAACATCACCGCCACTATTCCGTCCGGCAAAATATTTTTCAACTGGACGAGTGATCATGGCGGCAGTTTTGATGACATAAACGCTTCAAGCACAACCTTCACCATGCCGGATAATGACGTCAACATCACGGCGAACTTCAAAGACACACCGCCGAGTCCTATCACCCCCACCCCCACATCCTCTCCGGTTTTCTCTTCAGGGGACGGCAACACGGAGAACGCATTCCGCGTGCTCTTCAACTCCGTCGGCGGCAACACAGTGCTCCCTGCAACTGATCTCTCCTACGGCGACCGCATCGCAAGGCCTGCGGATCCTGAGCGGACCGGTTACTCCTTTGTCGGCTGGTACAGGGATGAGGCATTCACCATTCCCTGGATTTTCAACGAGGACGCGGTGCCCGGCGACATGGAACTGTATGCGTACTGGATGCCCGCCACACCAGCCGCAGTCATGGGAGCGGCAGTCACACAGACCGCAACCACGCAGATAACGGCGGTGCCGGCGGCGACCGCGTCCGCAACCCAGAGCACGGCGCATCCCGCGGTTGAGTCGGATGGTGGCATTCAGCCGGCCATGACCGAGGCGCCAAGTCCGGTGTTCGGTGTGCTTGCCGGGCTGGTTGCGGCCGGTGTTCTGATGAGAAGAAGGGATTGA
- a CDS encoding GLUG motif-containing protein → MVGAVSAVPLSNDNWTDDPSYYDTSWSGTGAENDPYLINNTSQLAGVAVRTLGGESFSGKFFKLTNESADAYNLSAHYWKPIGNSSNRFKGTFDGANITISNMNVDISGTGLYGGLFGYVDGGTIKNVHLNNAVVNVTGTGTLASYAGGVAGSLTGTITNCYVAGSVNVTGAPTHQVYAGGVVGYLSSGDISSSSTICSVTATGTGTLYAGGVAGIMIGTTNNISDSYATGSVTAVGSTDSYAGGVTGHMTGGTSSISGSYATGNVRADGTTSYAGGVAGSVTASFGNISTSYATGSVTATGTGALYAGGVAGHMMGNEKITNCYATGSVAAAGTGATNSYAGGVIGYLNSGAGTITGSYHETGDVSATGAATSSAGGVAGYLMGGAKISDSYHKNGDVTATGTNYSYAGGVAGNLNSGHISNSYATGSVTASATGLASSYSHAGGVSGCLNPGSTIIGSYATGSVTANNANKSYAGGVVGHLTSSSSSSNIISSYATGSVTATGIAESHAGGVVGRLSSSSTGSSNISNSYATSSVSADAASSYAGGVAGSLESGSISDSYATGNVTSTGSTTISAGGVVGYLYSGTIENSIALNERVTISSGSNIGRVAGNGNPAGSYGWSGVNGTINGGNLFLFTDGADKNGTNVENITLWGKEPFFSSTFSSGTFSANWIMSTNPIYELPILNWQTSDPDFDASYLKPYFPPTPPSPPSPPSPPSPVPTLPPSDGNMENAFRVLFDSRGGSFVPPATGLSYGDRVPKPADPDRNGYNFAGWYKNEECTILWIFSEDAVPGDMTLYAQWISTTTPVAVLPAEPTTEPPATTMQPTAAPTIMQPTISPPIEIDDGSKSGTENNGMLFILPLLLLLLLLLFLFLILFLRHTVIFLVRTTEGIEQYRIRIWHGKKIDPKKLPELLRTADWYLDKEHSNRWDIKEDRVTRNIRLYH, encoded by the coding sequence ATGGTTGGAGCTGTAAGTGCAGTACCACTAAGCAATGATAACTGGACTGATGATCCCAGTTATTATGATACCTCATGGTCCGGTACCGGCGCCGAAAACGATCCTTATCTGATCAACAATACATCGCAACTTGCCGGTGTTGCAGTCCGCACTCTTGGTGGTGAGTCTTTTTCCGGAAAATTTTTCAAACTGACGAACGAGTCCGCGGATGCGTACAATCTCTCCGCACACTACTGGAAACCGATTGGGAATTCCAGCAATAGATTTAAAGGCACCTTCGATGGAGCCAATATCACCATTTCCAACATGAACGTTGACATTAGTGGTACCGGTTTGTACGGCGGACTTTTTGGATATGTGGACGGCGGTACGATCAAAAATGTGCATCTGAATAATGCCGTGGTAAATGTAACCGGCACCGGCACGCTCGCCTCTTATGCTGGTGGTGTTGCCGGGTCACTTACAGGCACCATCACCAACTGCTATGTAGCCGGTAGCGTAAATGTGACTGGTGCTCCCACCCATCAGGTTTATGCCGGTGGCGTTGTCGGATATCTGAGTTCTGGGGACATTAGCAGTAGTTCTACAATTTGCAGTGTAACTGCTACCGGCACCGGTACTTTGTATGCCGGCGGTGTTGCAGGAATTATGATAGGTACCACCAACAATATCAGTGACAGCTATGCAACCGGCAGTGTAACTGCGGTCGGTTCGACCGACTCGTACGCCGGTGGTGTAACCGGGCATATGACAGGCGGCACCAGCAGCATCAGTGGTAGCTATGCAACCGGCAACGTACGTGCTGACGGCACCACCTCGTATGCTGGTGGTGTTGCCGGATCTGTGACGGCCAGCTTTGGCAACATCAGTACCAGCTATGCGACCGGCAGCGTAACTGCTACTGGCACCGGCGCCTTGTATGCTGGCGGTGTTGCCGGGCATATGATGGGCAACGAAAAAATCACCAACTGTTATGCCACCGGCAGTGTAGCTGCCGCCGGTACTGGTGCCACCAACTCGTATGCCGGCGGTGTTATCGGGTATCTGAATAGCGGTGCCGGCACGATCACCGGCAGCTATCATGAAACCGGTGATGTATCTGCAACCGGTGCCGCCACCTCGTCTGCCGGCGGTGTTGCCGGATATCTGATGGGCGGTGCCAAAATCAGTGATAGTTATCATAAAAATGGTGATGTAACTGCAACCGGTACCAATTACTCGTATGCTGGTGGTGTTGCCGGCAATCTGAATTCTGGTCATATCAGCAACAGCTATGCAACAGGCAGTGTAACCGCAAGTGCCACCGGCCTTGCCTCGTCCTACTCTCATGCCGGCGGTGTTTCTGGATGTCTGAATCCAGGTAGTACTATCATCGGCAGCTATGCTACCGGCAGCGTAACTGCAAACAATGCAAACAAATCGTATGCCGGCGGTGTTGTCGGACATCTGACAAGCAGCAGTAGCAGCAGCAACATCATCAGCAGCTATGCAACCGGCAGCGTAACTGCAACCGGTATCGCCGAATCTCATGCCGGCGGTGTTGTCGGGCGTCTGAGCAGCAGCAGCACCGGCAGCAGCAACATCAGCAACAGCTATGCAACCAGCAGTGTGAGTGCGGATGCCGCCAGCTCATATGCCGGCGGTGTTGCCGGGAGTCTGGAGAGTGGTAGCATCAGCGATAGCTATGCAACAGGCAACGTAACTTCGACCGGCTCCACCACCATCTCTGCCGGCGGTGTTGTCGGATATCTGTACTCAGGCACCATTGAAAACTCAATCGCACTCAACGAACGGGTGACCATCAGTTCAGGTTCAAACATCGGGCGGGTTGCAGGCAACGGCAATCCTGCCGGCTCCTACGGATGGTCAGGCGTAAACGGCACAATCAATGGCGGCAATCTATTCCTTTTCACCGATGGAGCTGATAAAAATGGAACCAATGTCGAAAATATAACTCTGTGGGGCAAGGAACCCTTCTTCAGCAGCACCTTCTCAAGCGGAACGTTTAGCGCCAACTGGATCATGAGTACAAATCCAATCTATGAGCTTCCGATTCTAAACTGGCAGACATCCGACCCGGACTTTGATGCCTCCTATCTCAAACCATACTTCCCTCCAACCCCGCCATCGCCTCCGTCTCCTCCCTCCCCTCCCTCTCCAGTACCGACTCTCCCTCCCTCTGACGGCAACATGGAGAACGCATTCCGTGTGCTCTTCGACTCCCGGGGCGGCAGCTTTGTACCGCCTGCGACCGGCCTTTCCTACGGCGACCGCGTCCCAAAACCAGCGGACCCGGACCGGAACGGTTACAACTTTGCCGGCTGGTACAAGAATGAAGAGTGCACGATTCTCTGGATATTCAGCGAGGACGCCGTGCCCGGCGACATGACGCTGTATGCACAATGGATCAGCACCACAACTCCGGTTGCAGTCTTGCCAGCAGAACCGACAACAGAGCCTCCGGCAACAACCATGCAGCCCACCGCCGCACCAACAATCATGCAACCCACCATCTCACCGCCGATTGAAATTGATGACGGCAGCAAATCCGGTACCGAAAATAACGGAATGCTCTTCATTCTCCCCTTACTACTGCTGCTGCTCCTTCTCCTGTTCCTGTTCCTGATCCTTTTCCTCCGTCACACCGTAATTTTCCTCGTTCGCACTACAGAAGGTATCGAACAATATCGCATCAGAATCTGGCATGGAAAAAAAATCGACCCGAAAAAATTACCCGAACTTCTCAGAACAGCTGACTGGTATCTTGACAAAGAACACAGCAACCGCTGGGACATAAAAGAAGATCGTGTCACCCGAAACATCCGGCTCTATCACTAA
- a CDS encoding carboxymuconolactone decarboxylase family protein: MVDFDLDFHEAIREVEERGAKETAADWLNRVESEYGAVPLIYTKLASSPEALISHLLYKNAVNQMSSLEPRVIELISLAVASALRCDHCTAYHMQVAKKMGISKEEILEAVLVAGLLANSSVLANAYRVMPETPKEPCGAGCSIVGVPAKKE; this comes from the coding sequence ATGGTAGATTTTGATCTGGATTTTCATGAGGCGATCCGTGAGGTTGAGGAGCGGGGCGCAAAGGAGACGGCGGCTGACTGGCTGAATCGGGTTGAGAGTGAGTACGGTGCGGTTCCGCTGATTTATACGAAGTTGGCGAGTTCACCTGAGGCGCTGATTTCACATCTGTTGTATAAGAATGCGGTGAATCAGATGAGTTCGCTGGAGCCGCGGGTGATTGAGCTGATCAGTCTCGCGGTTGCATCAGCACTCCGCTGCGATCACTGTACTGCGTATCATATGCAGGTGGCAAAGAAGATGGGGATCTCGAAGGAGGAGATTTTAGAGGCGGTGCTGGTTGCAGGCCTTCTTGCGAATTCGTCGGTGCTGGCAAATGCGTATCGTGTTATGCCTGAGACGCCAAAAGAGCCGTGCGGGGCTGGGTGTTCGATTGTGGGAGTTCCTGCGAAGAAGGAGTAA
- a CDS encoding methanogenesis marker 7 protein — protein sequence MILVPVTYKGGVYRLDEIIDYIEDLGGYIVQRHNIANEVILQVLMPQEDIEGLKEFSHPLAGEVMASPLVGTEIAVVIPSLEIHHLPHSACDVAEYLRSHGSKSNILGMARGFGKRISQMNDEERDLINEHDMAIYVLGNFASCIEKKFPKLRRGVTVPIILTGGPSRETLEKQTDPPVEGYVGGLGRFMHRTQTEADIHRLDVVIEEVERVIEQRRAELSHDPLSVSPARIQDMIKQEIPEIEEVYSPSPIAVQLTGLRVKLAYKDYAQRIRDLVIEDDVKIGDVADVLPSRMRNYILIRIRPLSETNIVV from the coding sequence ATGATTCTTGTTCCGGTTACGTATAAGGGCGGTGTTTACCGGCTTGATGAGATCATCGATTACATCGAGGATTTGGGCGGCTATATTGTGCAGCGGCATAATATTGCAAACGAGGTAATTCTTCAGGTTCTGATGCCGCAGGAGGATATTGAGGGGCTGAAGGAGTTTTCTCATCCGCTTGCAGGCGAGGTTATGGCATCGCCGTTGGTGGGAACTGAGATTGCAGTGGTGATTCCCAGTCTTGAGATTCACCACCTGCCGCATTCGGCGTGTGATGTTGCTGAGTATCTGCGCAGCCACGGGTCGAAGTCAAATATTCTTGGAATGGCGAGAGGGTTTGGCAAGCGGATTTCGCAGATGAATGATGAGGAGCGGGATCTGATCAACGAGCATGATATGGCGATTTATGTGCTGGGGAATTTTGCGTCCTGTATTGAGAAGAAGTTCCCGAAACTCCGCCGCGGGGTTACGGTGCCGATTATTTTGACCGGCGGTCCGTCCCGCGAGACTCTGGAGAAGCAGACCGATCCTCCGGTTGAGGGGTATGTGGGCGGTCTTGGACGGTTTATGCACCGGACGCAGACGGAGGCTGATATTCACCGTCTGGATGTGGTGATTGAGGAGGTGGAGCGGGTGATTGAGCAGCGGCGGGCTGAGTTGTCGCATGATCCGCTGTCGGTGTCGCCTGCAAGGATTCAGGATATGATTAAGCAGGAGATCCCAGAGATTGAGGAGGTCTACTCGCCGTCGCCGATTGCGGTGCAGCTGACCGGCCTTCGGGTGAAACTGGCTTACAAAGACTATGCGCAGCGGATTCGTGATCTCGTTATTGAAGATGATGTGAAAATCGGGGATGTGGCGGATGTTCTGCCGTCTCGGATGCGGAATTATATTTTGATTCGGATCCGACCGCTGTCGGAGACAAATATTGTGGTGTGA
- a CDS encoding methanogenesis marker 17 protein, which produces MAGLDYFAVESTEDGADNYNKIATTVLQDHNLLSIVEGLHLYIDPAYPLFVATGLIRPPRAAIRVSDVGNVLVQDGKATIAVGDETYLAAMLKMLWNKLGHDNVDQPDRFTVIISNVEIPKNLENWIVIDPAESLYKDLIYAIQVIAPEGFKVRRENYGSDRFSYAASENTLPSDVVEQIIFDRFKIMEEELR; this is translated from the coding sequence ATGGCAGGTTTAGACTACTTCGCGGTTGAGTCCACGGAGGATGGAGCTGACAACTACAACAAAATTGCAACCACGGTGTTGCAGGACCACAATCTTTTATCGATTGTGGAAGGGTTACATCTCTACATCGACCCAGCCTATCCGCTGTTTGTTGCAACAGGCTTAATCCGGCCGCCGCGTGCAGCAATCCGGGTGTCGGATGTGGGAAATGTTCTGGTGCAGGACGGCAAAGCAACGATCGCTGTAGGGGACGAGACCTATCTCGCCGCAATGCTCAAGATGCTGTGGAACAAGCTCGGGCATGACAATGTGGACCAGCCTGACCGGTTCACGGTGATCATCAGTAATGTAGAGATCCCCAAAAATCTTGAGAACTGGATTGTGATCGATCCGGCAGAGTCGCTCTATAAGGATCTGATCTATGCAATTCAGGTGATCGCACCAGAAGGTTTCAAGGTTCGGCGCGAGAACTACGGCTCTGACCGGTTTTCCTATGCGGCGAGCGAGAACACGCTTCCGTCTGATGTGGTGGAGCAGATTATTTTTGACCGGTTCAAAATTATGGAGGAGGAGCTGCGATGA